A genomic window from Pseudocitrobacter corydidari includes:
- the aegA gene encoding formate-dependent uric acid utilization protein AegA, translated as MNRFIMADSQKCIGCRACEVACVMSHNHEQHVLTSVRFQPRITVFKNQTQRSAVTCRHCEDAPCARSCPNGAISQRDDAILVDQSKCIGCKSCAVACPFGTMQIVLTPAADGRVKANAQKCDLCEGRDAGPACVENCPADALALVSPQRLADMSKNRRMQAACRDAQPWHSESAGQNTVAMSKVQQMAQTPARGEADKLAISARKTGFAEIYLPLSENQAQQASSRCLTCGEHSICEWTCPLHNHIPQWIDRVKAGDIDAAVALSHQTNPLPEITGRVCPQDRLCEGACTVRDEHGAVTIGNLERYITDQALAKGWRPEVGPVVASGKRVAIIGAGPAGLACADVLVRQGVEPVVFDRHPEIGGLLTFGIPSFKLDKSLLARRREIFTAMGIRFELNCEIGKDLTMNDLLEEYDAVFVGVGTYRSMKANLANEDAPGVYDALPFLIANTKNVMGLNELPDEPFINTAGLNVVVLGGGDTAMDCVRTALRHGAAKVTCAYRRDEANMPGSRKEVKNAREEGAEFEFNVQPLTLELDEAGKVNGIRFIRTAMGEPDSQGRRRPVPIEGSEFVMPADAVIMAFGFHPHSMPWLSAQGVELDDWGRIRANVESRYRYQTTNPKVFAGGDAVRGADLVVTAMAEGRHAAQGIIDWLGMKTHGVH; from the coding sequence ATGAACCGTTTTATAATGGCTGACAGCCAAAAATGCATTGGCTGTCGGGCATGTGAAGTTGCCTGCGTAATGTCGCATAACCATGAACAGCATGTCTTAACGTCTGTGCGCTTTCAACCGCGCATTACCGTCTTCAAAAATCAGACGCAGCGGAGCGCGGTAACTTGCCGCCACTGCGAAGATGCGCCGTGCGCGCGCAGTTGCCCCAACGGTGCAATCAGCCAGCGTGATGATGCAATTCTGGTTGACCAAAGCAAATGTATTGGCTGTAAATCCTGCGCCGTCGCGTGTCCGTTTGGCACCATGCAGATTGTCCTGACGCCCGCTGCCGATGGGCGGGTAAAAGCCAACGCGCAGAAATGCGACCTTTGCGAAGGGCGCGACGCGGGCCCGGCCTGCGTGGAAAACTGCCCGGCGGATGCGCTGGCGCTGGTCAGCCCGCAGCGGCTGGCCGATATGTCGAAAAACCGCCGTATGCAGGCAGCCTGTCGCGATGCCCAGCCGTGGCACAGCGAAAGCGCGGGCCAGAACACCGTCGCGATGAGTAAAGTGCAGCAGATGGCGCAAACGCCAGCGCGGGGTGAAGCCGATAAACTGGCGATTAGCGCGCGCAAAACCGGCTTCGCGGAAATCTACCTGCCGCTCAGTGAAAATCAGGCTCAGCAGGCTTCATCGCGCTGCCTGACCTGCGGCGAGCACAGTATCTGCGAATGGACCTGCCCGCTGCATAACCATATTCCACAGTGGATTGACCGGGTAAAGGCCGGGGATATTGACGCGGCGGTGGCGTTGTCGCATCAGACTAACCCGCTGCCGGAAATTACCGGACGCGTCTGCCCACAGGACCGTCTCTGCGAAGGTGCCTGCACCGTGCGTGACGAACATGGCGCGGTGACCATCGGCAACCTTGAGCGTTACATTACCGACCAGGCGCTGGCGAAGGGCTGGCGGCCTGAGGTGGGCCCGGTAGTGGCAAGTGGTAAACGCGTGGCGATTATCGGCGCGGGCCCGGCAGGGCTGGCCTGTGCGGATGTCCTGGTCCGTCAGGGCGTGGAGCCTGTGGTGTTTGATCGCCACCCGGAAATCGGCGGCCTGCTGACTTTCGGCATTCCGTCCTTCAAGCTGGATAAATCGCTGCTGGCCCGCCGCCGCGAAATCTTCACCGCGATGGGCATTCGCTTTGAGCTGAATTGCGAAATCGGTAAAGACCTGACGATGAACGACCTGCTGGAAGAGTACGATGCGGTCTTTGTCGGCGTGGGTACCTACCGCTCGATGAAAGCCAATTTAGCCAATGAAGATGCGCCGGGCGTTTATGACGCGCTGCCTTTCCTGATCGCCAACACCAAAAATGTGATGGGGCTGAACGAACTGCCAGACGAGCCGTTCATCAACACCGCTGGGTTAAATGTAGTAGTGCTGGGCGGCGGCGATACGGCGATGGACTGCGTGCGTACCGCGCTACGTCACGGCGCAGCGAAGGTAACCTGCGCTTATCGTCGTGACGAAGCCAACATGCCGGGCTCCAGGAAAGAGGTGAAAAACGCGCGGGAAGAGGGGGCGGAATTTGAATTCAACGTTCAGCCGCTGACGCTCGAACTGGATGAAGCGGGCAAGGTGAACGGGATTCGTTTCATCCGCACCGCGATGGGCGAGCCGGACAGTCAGGGACGCCGTCGCCCGGTACCGATTGAGGGCAGCGAGTTTGTTATGCCTGCCGATGCGGTCATTATGGCGTTTGGTTTCCATCCACATAGCATGCCGTGGCTGAGCGCCCAGGGCGTGGAACTCGACGACTGGGGGCGCATTCGCGCGAACGTTGAAAGCCGCTATCGTTATCAGACGACTAATCCGAAAGTGTTTGCTGGTGGCGATGCGGTGCGCGGAGCCGATCTGGTGGTGACCGCGATGGCAGAGGGCCGTCATGCCGCCCAGGGTATTATCGACTGGTTAGGTATGAAAACGCACGGCGTACATTAA